One Paraburkholderia kururiensis DNA window includes the following coding sequences:
- a CDS encoding sigma-70 family RNA polymerase sigma factor codes for MTQSSSSNNGITAFEALRSRLESLAYRLLRSRAEAEDVVQDAWLKWHAADANALREPAAWLATITTRLAIDRLRRLRRERLPHTHGSGPWPAGSGDSGNSGLATDWAPSAEDLALRAAEISHGLLLLLERLSPVERAAFVLHEGFDCDYAEIARIVGKTPANCRQIVHRARARLQRPGMPAAPDDPARHRQVVDHLREAIASQDRAGVMALLGATTVVACVASEDALPVDRDVVSALACASQGSEEAHACGQALRAESIATIDGESRIALFGADGEIVALVAVSVGVEEGENAPVARMAIITDAAVVYAANRLYGARAIKRLLQRIFAQPARSGAVRCSVEEAIAA; via the coding sequence ATGACGCAGTCTTCCAGCAGCAACAACGGCATCACGGCCTTCGAGGCATTGCGCTCGCGGCTGGAGTCGCTCGCGTACCGGCTGCTGCGCAGCCGCGCCGAGGCCGAAGACGTGGTGCAGGACGCCTGGCTGAAGTGGCACGCCGCGGACGCCAACGCGCTGCGCGAGCCCGCTGCCTGGCTCGCGACGATCACGACGCGCCTTGCCATCGATCGTCTGCGGCGGTTGCGACGTGAACGGTTGCCGCACACGCATGGTTCGGGGCCTTGGCCAGCCGGCTCCGGCGATTCCGGCAACTCAGGCCTCGCCACCGATTGGGCGCCCTCCGCGGAAGATCTCGCGCTGCGCGCCGCCGAAATCTCGCATGGCCTGCTGTTGCTGCTCGAACGTCTCTCGCCGGTGGAGCGCGCCGCCTTCGTGCTGCACGAAGGCTTCGATTGCGACTATGCGGAGATCGCGCGCATCGTGGGCAAGACGCCGGCGAACTGCCGGCAGATCGTGCATCGTGCCCGCGCGAGGCTACAGCGCCCCGGCATGCCCGCAGCGCCCGACGATCCGGCGCGGCACAGGCAGGTGGTGGACCATCTGCGCGAGGCGATTGCCTCGCAGGACCGGGCGGGCGTGATGGCGCTGCTCGGGGCGACTACGGTGGTGGCGTGCGTTGCCAGTGAAGACGCATTGCCCGTGGATCGCGATGTGGTGAGCGCGCTTGCTTGCGCTTCGCAGGGGTCCGAGGAGGCGCACGCATGCGGGCAAGCACTCCGCGCCGAGTCCATCGCCACGATCGACGGTGAATCGCGCATAGCGCTGTTCGGTGCCGATGGCGAGATCGTTGCGCTCGTCGCCGTATCGGTGGGAGTGGAGGAAGGCGAGAACGCGCCGGTGGCACGCATGGCGATCATCACGGACGCGGCCGTCGTGTACGCCGCCAATCGCCTGTACGGCGCGCGAGCGATCAAACGTCTGCTTCAGCGGATATTCGCGCAACCGGCGCGCAGCGGCGCCGTGCGTTGCAGTGTGGAGGAAGCCATCGCGGCGTGA
- the mdtD gene encoding multidrug transporter subunit MdtD yields the protein MLWLVATGFFMQTLDSTIVNTALPAMAASLGELPLRMQSVVIAYSLTMAVMIPVSGWLADKLGTRRVFFSAILVFTLGSLLCANAHSLTQLVVWRIVQGVGGAMLLPVGRLAVLRTFPAERYLPALSFVAIPGLIGPLIGPTLGGWLVKIASWHWIFLINVPVGIVGCIATFIFMHDSRNPDTPRFDVAGYLLLVVGMIAISVALDGRAELSLEHATVLVLLILSLACFVAYGLHAVRAPQPLFSLDLFRIHTFSVGLLGNLFARIGSGAMPYLIPLLLQVGLGYSAFEAGLMMLPVAAAGMSAKRLVTRLITRYGYRRMLVTNTVLVGLAMASFSLSSPNEPLWLRLVQLALFGCVNSMQFTAMNTLTLKDLGTGGASSGNSLFSLVQMLSMSLGVTVAGAMLTTFTGILPRATATHVLPAFHATFLCVGIITAGSSWIFAQLSPDIRGTAKKTDPSERA from the coding sequence ATGTTGTGGCTCGTCGCGACGGGCTTCTTCATGCAGACGCTCGACTCCACCATCGTCAACACCGCGCTGCCCGCCATGGCAGCGAGCCTCGGCGAGTTGCCGCTCAGAATGCAGTCGGTCGTGATCGCCTATTCGCTCACGATGGCGGTGATGATTCCCGTGTCGGGATGGCTCGCCGACAAGCTCGGCACGCGGCGCGTGTTCTTCAGCGCGATTCTCGTGTTCACGTTGGGCTCGCTGCTGTGTGCCAATGCGCATTCGCTCACGCAGCTCGTCGTGTGGCGCATCGTGCAGGGCGTGGGCGGCGCGATGCTGCTACCTGTGGGGCGCCTCGCCGTGCTGCGCACGTTTCCCGCCGAGCGCTATCTGCCGGCGCTCTCGTTCGTCGCCATTCCGGGGCTGATCGGACCGCTGATCGGCCCGACGCTCGGCGGCTGGCTCGTCAAGATCGCCTCGTGGCACTGGATCTTTCTGATCAACGTGCCGGTGGGCATCGTGGGCTGCATCGCGACCTTCATCTTCATGCACGACAGCCGCAATCCCGATACGCCGCGCTTCGACGTCGCGGGCTATCTGCTGCTCGTGGTCGGCATGATCGCGATCTCCGTTGCGCTCGACGGTCGCGCCGAACTGAGCCTCGAGCACGCCACCGTGCTCGTGCTGCTGATCCTGAGCCTTGCCTGTTTCGTCGCCTACGGGCTACACGCGGTACGCGCCCCGCAGCCGCTCTTCTCGCTCGACCTCTTTCGCATCCACACGTTCAGCGTGGGGCTGCTCGGCAATCTGTTCGCGCGCATCGGCAGCGGTGCCATGCCGTATCTGATTCCGCTGCTGCTTCAGGTGGGCCTCGGCTACAGCGCATTCGAAGCAGGCTTGATGATGTTGCCCGTCGCCGCGGCCGGCATGTCAGCCAAGCGGCTGGTGACGCGACTAATCACGCGTTACGGCTATCGGCGCATGCTCGTCACCAACACCGTGCTGGTCGGGCTGGCGATGGCGAGCTTTTCGCTCTCCAGCCCGAACGAGCCGCTGTGGCTTCGCCTCGTACAGCTTGCGCTCTTCGGCTGCGTGAACTCGATGCAGTTCACCGCGATGAACACGCTCACGCTGAAGGACCTCGGCACGGGCGGTGCGAGCAGCGGCAACAGCCTCTTCTCGCTCGTGCAGATGCTCTCGATGAGCCTTGGCGTGACCGTGGCCGGCGCCATGCTCACCACGTTCACAGGCATCCTGCCCCGCGCCACCGCCACGCACGTGCTGCCTGCCTTCCACGCGACGTTCCTGTGCGTGGGCATCATCACGGCCGGCTCGTCGTGGATCTTCGCGCAGCTTTCGCCGGACATCCGCGGCACGGCGAAGAAGACGGACCCGTCTGAGCGGGCCTGA
- a CDS encoding DUF2917 domain-containing protein — protein sequence MREIRTFELEHGEPAAALQAAQPLVLDVRAGQIWLTVEGDAGDYWLAAGESFELPRGARAWVSSGRDGARFALAFDLETARGGAAHAQGIAPQRMLRSWASKWSLARFASRFASRLA from the coding sequence ATGCGCGAAATCCGTACATTCGAACTGGAACATGGCGAGCCCGCGGCCGCCCTGCAAGCCGCGCAGCCGCTCGTGCTGGACGTGCGGGCCGGACAGATCTGGTTGACGGTGGAGGGCGACGCCGGTGACTACTGGCTTGCGGCCGGCGAGTCTTTTGAGTTGCCGCGCGGCGCGCGTGCGTGGGTCAGCTCCGGCCGGGACGGCGCGCGTTTTGCGCTGGCGTTCGACCTGGAAACGGCGCGTGGCGGCGCGGCGCACGCGCAAGGTATCGCGCCTCAGCGCATGCTGCGAAGCTGGGCATCGAAGTGGAGCCTCGCGCGCTTTGCCTCGCGTTTTGCCTCGCGTCTCGCCTAA
- a CDS encoding PLP-dependent aminotransferase family protein encodes MKLQLDRASGVPLTDQIVTGVQDWIRSRAAHPGAKLPSIRQFAADYGISRFPVIEAYDRLVSLGYVDSRHGSGFYVTERGLPGTFGMSGMGLSDPRRAEEESIHILRHLNRPDETLQLDSGSIPLAWRDTESLGQAIRLVSRTDGSSLVDYATPLGNARLREHLQTRLAPLGIAVDPQQILITEGASEALDLLMRYMLKGGDTVFVEDPGYYNLYGLLKLHGVKLVGIARTANGPDLDMLEAMLIEHRPRAFFINSVFHNPTGTTVTPPVAFRLLQLAREHRFTIVEDDIYGDFQTDPTDRLATLDQLEHVVYVGGLSKTLSSSLRVGYVVASPQIVKDLADIKVLTSIGGSRFAEAVAVALLERGAYRKYLERLRRRMRDALGSAMQTLTASGWELFARPQGGKFLWARVPHIEDSARLVACGEPLGVMVTPGSYFRPDSQPSPWIRINAAFTNDPRARAFFETAARLSA; translated from the coding sequence ATGAAGCTTCAACTCGACCGCGCGAGCGGCGTGCCGCTCACCGACCAGATCGTGACCGGCGTGCAGGACTGGATCCGCTCGCGCGCCGCGCACCCGGGCGCCAAACTGCCATCCATCCGCCAGTTCGCCGCCGACTACGGCATCAGCCGCTTTCCCGTGATCGAGGCGTACGACCGGCTCGTTTCGCTCGGCTACGTCGACTCGCGTCACGGCTCGGGCTTCTACGTGACCGAGCGCGGGCTGCCCGGCACCTTCGGCATGAGCGGCATGGGGCTTTCGGACCCGCGGCGCGCCGAAGAAGAGTCCATCCACATCCTGCGGCACCTGAACCGGCCGGACGAAACGCTGCAACTCGACAGCGGCTCCATTCCGCTCGCCTGGCGTGACACGGAGAGCCTCGGCCAGGCCATTCGCCTCGTGTCGCGCACCGACGGTTCGAGCCTCGTCGATTACGCCACGCCGCTCGGCAACGCCCGGCTGCGCGAGCACCTGCAGACGCGCCTCGCGCCGCTCGGCATTGCCGTCGACCCGCAGCAGATCCTCATCACCGAAGGCGCGAGCGAGGCGCTCGACCTGCTCATGCGCTACATGCTCAAGGGCGGCGACACGGTGTTCGTCGAAGACCCGGGCTACTACAACCTCTACGGCCTGCTCAAGCTGCACGGCGTGAAGCTGGTGGGCATTGCGCGCACGGCCAACGGGCCGGATCTCGACATGCTCGAAGCCATGCTGATCGAGCACCGGCCACGCGCGTTCTTCATCAACTCCGTGTTCCACAATCCGACCGGCACGACCGTGACGCCACCCGTCGCGTTCAGGCTGTTGCAGCTGGCGCGCGAGCACCGCTTCACCATCGTGGAAGACGACATCTACGGCGACTTCCAGACCGATCCCACCGACCGACTCGCCACGCTCGACCAGCTCGAACACGTGGTCTACGTGGGCGGACTCTCCAAGACGCTTTCGTCGTCGCTGCGCGTGGGCTACGTGGTGGCAAGCCCGCAGATCGTGAAAGACCTCGCCGACATCAAGGTGCTCACGAGCATTGGTGGCTCACGTTTCGCCGAGGCCGTAGCGGTCGCGTTGCTGGAACGCGGCGCGTACCGCAAATATCTGGAACGCCTGCGGCGGCGCATGCGCGACGCGCTCGGGAGCGCGATGCAGACGCTCACGGCAAGCGGCTGGGAGCTGTTCGCGCGGCCTCAGGGCGGCAAGTTCCTGTGGGCGCGCGTGCCGCACATCGAAGACTCGGCCCGCCTGGTTGCCTGCGGAGAACCGCTCGGCGTGATGGTGACGCCAGGCAGTTACTTCCGGCCCGACAGTCAGCCGAGTCCGTGGATCCGCATCAACGCTGCCTTCACCAACGATCCCCGGGCACGTGCGTTCTTCGAGACCGCGGCGCGCCTGAGCGCCTGA
- a CDS encoding EAL domain-containing protein: MSMLDLDPPGFQPPRPVAGDEGSRRTVLYGGYTVFSVFQPVFSVAHRRAIGYHASLRAHDEHGQQVSSHEVFTQAARRGDLLELGRLTESLHLGNFNAFDSHDEWLFLNLHPAALMDTSYGDALLARLKALGLPPQRVVLELSEQTGGETTRFAEIIDGLRKSGFLIALDGFGAKHSNIDRVWHLRPDIVTLDRGILAQATRHSHIERVLPGLVSMLHESGQLVLMGGLATERDALIALECNVDFVQGAYFAGPDVEPVKPQVAAELMDALSARLRERVAARERDQTARLAPYVRALEGAAKQLAAGVSMAEATAPLLKLGETARCFLLDGSGRQIGDNVLPTGRTSQRAKRFSPLLHSEGASWERRPYFIEAVRAPGHVHLTPPYLSINEAHLCVTASIAAHTAHGMQVLCVDINWDMAARRSA; the protein is encoded by the coding sequence ATGAGCATGCTCGACCTCGATCCCCCCGGCTTTCAGCCGCCGCGCCCCGTGGCCGGCGACGAAGGCTCCCGGCGCACCGTGCTGTATGGCGGTTACACCGTGTTCAGCGTGTTCCAGCCGGTGTTTTCGGTGGCGCACCGGCGTGCCATCGGCTATCACGCGTCGCTGCGCGCGCACGACGAACACGGCCAGCAGGTTTCGTCGCACGAGGTCTTCACGCAGGCGGCACGGCGCGGCGACCTGCTCGAACTCGGGCGGCTTACGGAGTCGCTGCATCTGGGCAACTTCAACGCCTTCGACAGTCACGACGAGTGGCTCTTCCTGAACCTGCACCCCGCGGCCCTGATGGATACGAGCTACGGCGACGCGTTGCTCGCGCGCCTGAAGGCGCTCGGCCTGCCGCCGCAGCGTGTAGTGCTGGAACTCTCGGAGCAAACGGGCGGCGAGACCACGCGCTTTGCCGAGATCATCGACGGCCTGCGCAAGTCGGGATTCCTGATCGCGCTGGACGGCTTCGGCGCGAAGCACTCGAACATCGATCGCGTGTGGCATCTGCGGCCCGACATCGTCACGCTGGACCGCGGCATTCTCGCGCAAGCCACGCGCCATTCGCACATCGAACGTGTGTTGCCCGGACTCGTTTCGATGCTCCACGAGTCCGGGCAGCTCGTGCTGATGGGTGGGCTCGCCACCGAGCGCGACGCGCTGATCGCGCTGGAATGCAACGTCGATTTCGTGCAGGGCGCGTATTTCGCCGGACCCGATGTGGAGCCCGTGAAGCCGCAGGTCGCGGCCGAACTCATGGACGCGCTTTCGGCCCGGCTGCGCGAACGCGTCGCCGCACGCGAGCGCGATCAAACGGCGCGCCTCGCGCCTTATGTGCGCGCGCTGGAAGGCGCGGCGAAGCAACTGGCGGCCGGCGTTTCGATGGCCGAAGCAACGGCGCCGCTGCTCAAGCTCGGCGAGACCGCGCGCTGCTTCCTGCTGGACGGCTCGGGCCGTCAGATCGGTGACAACGTGCTGCCCACGGGCCGCACGTCGCAGCGTGCCAAGCGCTTCAGTCCGCTACTGCACTCGGAAGGCGCGAGCTGGGAACGCCGCCCCTATTTCATCGAGGCGGTGCGTGCGCCGGGCCACGTGCATCTCACGCCGCCGTATCTCTCGATCAACGAGGCGCATCTGTGCGTGACCGCCTCCATCGCGGCGCACACCGCGCACGGCATGCAGGTGCTGTGCGTCGATATCAACTGGGACATGGCGGCGCGGCGCAGCGCTTGA